The following nucleotide sequence is from Bradyrhizobium roseum.
CTGGGAAGAGGCCGAGACCGTTGACGTGAAGGATCGCGGCACGGTCGATCTCAAGCCGTTCAATTGCCAGGACATCACCCGCAGCAGCCTCGTCGGCCGGGTCTGCTACGACGCCGCAAGCCGCCGCCTGCTGGTGCAGCGGCACGCGGTCTACCGCCAATATTGCGAAGTGCCGAAAAGCACGGTCGATGCCTTTCTGAACGCGCCCTCGATGGGCCGGTTTTTCAAGATCAACATCGAAGGCGGCGACGAAGGCGGTCCGCACGCCTGCCCGCCGCATCGATAGAAGCAAACATTTTCGCGATGACCGCTCGCGCAAGGCACACCTGACCGTGACTTGACATTTCTTTCGATTTTGTAAAAATCGTCAAATGGGCCCGCGCACCCGCATTCTCGACGCCGCGATGCTGGTATTCCGCCGGCAGGGTTTTCGGCGTTCGTCGATCGAGCAGGCCGCGGATGCCGCAGGGCTGACGCGACAGGCGCTCTACCATCACTTCAAATCCAAGGAAGAGTTGTTCCGCGCCGTCATCGAACGGTTGCATGAGGACGCGCTCGCCGCCGAAATCGCCGCCGCCGGCAACGCCGAGAAAGCCGGCGGCAGCCTTGCCGACATCCTTGTGGCGTCGGTCACCGCCAAGCTCGGACAACTGGCGGCTTCACTCGACGGCTCGCCCCATGTCGAAGAGCTGTTCTCCGAACACCTCGTGCAGGCGCGCGACCTCTATCAGAAATACACCACCGCCTATGCGGAGCTGATCGCCGCGACCATCGCGCGCGTCTGCCGCCAGCAGGGCCTCGTTCTCAATGCCGGCATGACGCCGCGCGATCTCGCCCGCTGCGTCGAGATGGCGGTTAACGGCACGAAATCCGCCTACCCCGCGATGCAGCCGGCGGACGCCTTCCTCAAGGATCTTGAAATCATGCTGCGCACGTTGATCGCGGGCGCCGTGCGTCCAGCGACGAAACCGCGCGCCGCCAGGCCAACGCCCGCAAAGAAAGTTTCCCGAACCACTGCCCGCAAAACTGGAGATCGCAGATGAGCACGATGACGGTCAACGGCAAGCCAGCTTCCCTCCCCGACGATCCCGATGCGCTGCTGGTCGACGTCGTGCGCGACGCACTCGATCTCACCGGCACAAAACTCGTCTGCGGGGCCGGCGTCTGCGGCGCCTGCACCGTGCTGGTCGACGGCGAGCCTGTGGTGAGTTGCCTGATGCCGGCGCGAGCTGCTGCGAATACGAACGTGACCACGGTCGAAGGTATCGGCGCTGCCAAACTGCATCCGGTGCAGCAGGCCTTCATGGCGCACGACGCCCTGCAATGCGGCTTCTGCACGCCGGGATTCATTGTCGAGGCGGTGGCCTTTCACGACCGCTGGCGCGCGGCCAAGGGAACGGCGGTGCCCTCGCGCGAGGAAATCGGCGCGGCGCTGTCGGGCCACCTCTGCCGCTGCGGCGCCTATGACGGCATTTTCCGGGCCGTGGCGGATGCCTGCGCCGGCCGCTTCGACGGCGGCGACATCCTGCCACCACGCATGGAAGCCCGCGACAAGGTGACGGGATCGGCGAAATACACCGTCGACATCCGCCATGACGGTCAGCTCGAAGGCGCGATCCTGCGCTCGCCGTTCGCACATGCCCGGATCGGCGAACTCGACCTGGCGACGGCGCGCGCGATGCCGGGCGTCGGTGCCGTGATCTCGCTGCTCGGCGACGACCGCATCGTGCGCTATGTCGGCGAACCCATTGCCGCCGTCGCGGCCAGCGACCGCAAGACCGCGCTGGCCGCCATCGCCGCGATCAAGCTCGGCAGTGAACCCCTGCCGTCGGCGATCGGGCTCGACGAAGCCCGCAAGGCCGATGCGCCTGTGGTGTTCGAAAAGTCCGCCCGAAAAAAAGCCGGCAACGTTTCCGAAGGCGCGGGCTCGCCGGCGCCCTGGAAGGGCAACGTCCGCGGACCGTCGGCGGCATTCTCCAAGAAGCCGAAGAAGGTGCGAAACTGGGTCGAGGGCGCGCGCGCCGCGAACCATCCGCTGCTGGTCGAGGGCACGTTCCGGACCGGCACGCAACAGCACGCCTGCCTCGAACCGCATGCTGCCGTCGCCCGTTTCGACGGCGACCGGCTCACCGTGCACGTGTCGACGCAGTCGGTGTTTCACCTGATGGAACTGATCGCCAAGCGCTACAAGCTCGGCCACGACAAGGTGCGCGTGATCGCCGATCACGTCGGCGGCGGATTTGGTTCGAAAGGCACGCTCGGCGTCGAGACCACAACCGCGATCGAACTGGCGCGCGCCGCCAAGGCGCCAGTCAGGGTCGCCTATGACCGGCACGAGGAACTATCGGTGACCGGCTATCGGCCGGCGACGGAGATGAAGATCGCACTGCTGCCCTCCGAACAGGGCGGGTTGAAAGCGCTGTCGCTGACCGCCTGGGCCGATACGGGCGCCGCGACCAATTCGACCATCGCCGCGCTGGCGCGGCTGATCTATCCGGCGGAAGCCAAGGAACTTGCCGACTTCGACGTCATCAGCAATCTGCCGGCGGGCGCGCCGTTCCGCGGTCCCGGCGGGCCACCGATGGCCTTTGCGCTGGAACAGGCGATTGACGAAGCGGCGCTGCGCATGAGCGTCGATCCGATCGCGCTGCGCAAACGCTGGGATCCCGATCCAAACCGGCAGCGGCTGTACGATTGGGCATCGGGCCTTGCAGTCTGGCGTAACCGCAAACCGATTGCCGCACAGAGCGGCCGCTACCGTCGCGGCGTCGGCGTCGCCGCCGGCTACTGGCTTTATCTGTGGCAGCCCGGCTCGAAGGTCGAAGTGGCGGTCAAGGGCGGGCGCCTGGTCGCCAGCACCGCAACGCAGGATATCGGCACCGGCACGCGCTCCGTGATCGCCAATACGGTCGCGCGCGAATTCGGGCTGGAGCCGCATGAGATCGAGGTCCGGATCGGCGATTCAAATCTCCCGGAAGGACCCGGCTCGGGCGGCAGCCGGGTCACGGCCTCGATCATCCCGCCGATGCTGCTGGCGATCGAGCAGTTGAAAGCCTCGATCCAGCAGCAGGCCAAGCGGCAGCCGGTCCCCGGCTCCAACGCGCCGTGGCGCGAACTGCTCGCGGCCTCGCCCGATCTGAGCGTTTCCAGCGTGCGGCCGGAAGACTCCAGGCCGACGGCGGCGGGCGTCGAGTCGCCGCTGAAACAGGTCGGCATCCTGGGAATGATTTTCGGCTGGATGATGCGGCGCTTCTCCAACCTCGCGATCGGGGCCGGCGTGCCGAGTTCGGTGCAGATCATCGAAGTCGAAGTCGATACCTGGCTCGGCCACGTCCGCGTCGTCAACGTTCACACCGGCATCGCGGTCGGCACGGTCGCCGCGCCCGCGCTGGCGCACAGCCAGGCGGCGGGCGCCGTGATCCAGGGCATCGGCTACGCCTTGTATGAAACGCGCGAAATCGATTCCCGCACCGGCGACGTGCTCAGCGCCGGCATGGAGGACTATCGCATTCCCGGCATCGCGGACACGCCCGGGATCGACGTGCATTTCGACCAGGGCGGTTTCGAGCACGTGCTCGGCGGCAGCGTCGGCATCGGCGAGGTCGCGACCGTGCCGACGTCGCCCGCGATCGCCAACGCGATCCATAACGCTACCGGCGTTCGGCTGACCGAAATTCCGATCCGTCCCGACCGTCTTATCGCCGCGCTCAAAGGGAGGGCCGCCGCATGACACCGACAGCCATGACTGCCACAGCAGGTGAATTCCGCGCCGCCGGCACCGACCTCTCCGAGAGGCGGCGCAGCGGCGTCTCGACGGGACCGCTGATCGATATCTCGGCTGCGCCCGACACGACCGGCATGCATTGGGGCGACGACGGAGCTTTGCGCATCGGCGCCTTCTCCACGATTGCCGCGATCGCCGCCGACGCGCGCCTTGCCGAGGCGTATCCAGGCATCGCGGCGTCTGCACAGGGTTTGGCAACGCCGCAGATCCGTCACCTCGCCACCCTCGGCGGCAATCTCGCGCAACGTTCGCGCTGCTGGTACTTTCGCAATCCGCATATCGCCTGCCTGAAGAAGGGTGGAACGGAGTGTCCGGCGCGATCGGGCAATCATCTCTACCATGCGGCTTTCGACCTCGGCCCCTGCGTGGCGCCGCATCCCTCGACCATGGCGGCCGCACTGCTCGCCTATGAAGCGAAAGTAACCACCGATCGCCGGAATTCGCTTGCGATCGGCGACCTGCTCGGCGACGGCTCCAACGGCCGCAGCGACAACGCGCTGCAGCCGGGTGAGATGATCCGAAGCATCGAACTTGGCATTCCCCTGCAAGGCGAGCGCGCGCTGTACAAGCGCGCGATCAGCCGCACCCATGCCGAATGGCCGCTGGTCGAAGTCTGCGCCCGCGCCGTGATCAAGGACGGCGCCTTCCGGTTCGTCCGCCTCGCCGCCGGCGGCATCGCCCCGGTGCCGCTGCGGCTTGCGGCCGCGGAAGCGGCATTGGAGGGCAAGCCAGCAAAGATATCGACGATTGACGTCGCCGCCGAGCGCACGACATCAGGCGCAAAGCCGCTACCGATGACGGGATACAAGCTCGATCTGCTGAAGGGCGTGGTGCGGGATCTGCTGGAGCGGCTGGCGGCGTAGAGACGCCGAGACGGCCTCAATGATCCTCGTACTCGCCGTCCCCGTTCACCTTGCTGCTCTTGCCGTCGAACCAGCGCGACACTGACTTCTTGGCCCCAACCGATCCCGTCGAATACGGATCGCGCGCCGCGTAAGGATTGCGCTGCCCGGCGCGGCCAGCGACCTGGTCGCCCGAGACGGCGGCGGGCTGGCAGATGGTGCGGCGGGAGGACCGGCGCATCAGGTCGACGTGGATGTGATCCTCGTGATGGGAATTGGAGCCCGGCGCCAGCACGGTGCTGAAATGCTGGCAGGCCGCCCCCTGCACGTCGCGCAGAAAACCCTGCTCTTCCGGCATGCCGCGCCAACCGCCCTTGATGGTGACGCGGCGGCCGTCAGCCAGCGTGAAGGCGGCGATATCGAGCGCGTTGCCGAAGGCGTGCTCGGAAATATGTGCGTGCGGATTGCCGTTCATGCCGCGGCAGGAATAGGCCGAGATCTGTCTGATCTCGACGACGCGCACGCCGAACCAGCGCATCGCGGCGGGCTGCACGGCGTCGGAAAGCCAGCGGTCGAGCGCCGAGACGATCGGGCACGCCAGTGTCGCCGGCGGCTTCATCGAGACCTGGCCGAAGGCGCTGACGGCGTTGCCTTGTGCCGGCCCAAGCGGCGGCGCGGCGGGCGATGGCGAATAGGATGGCTGCGGATAGGGCGCGGACGAAGATGACGGATACCGCTCGCGCGATGAATCGGCGTCGTTCTCCGGCGAATCGATGCCCGGTGCGGACAGCGAGATTGGACCGTTCGAAGGTGCGGCATAGTTCGGCTCGCGCGAGGCCGGAGCCCGATAGCCGCCCTGATAGTTATTTTGGGGCGGGGGCGCCGGCGCGCGTGCGATCGGCCAGCGCGGCTGGTTGCCGATCGCGCCGGGCGGCCGCAGGCTTTCGTCGGCGAATCCGAAACCCGTGATGTTTTCGCCGAGCGCGGCGACTTTCAGCGGATACTCCGCGCCGCACACGCCCGGACCTGTAATCGGGTCGATTCGGACCAGTTCCGCGGTTTCCTTGACCGTGCCGGATTTCAGGCAAGCGATTTCGGCCTCGGCGCGCCATGGTTCGCGCTCGGCGGACTGAAAAAATCCGCGGCCACAACCCGCTAGCGAGACAAGGACGAAGGAGCCGACGAGATACAAACGAACTCCGCGCGTCATCGACGCACGTTCAACGAATTTATTTAAGGATCATTCAACATGTTGATTTTACGAATTTTTTACCATGTTGCAGCGTTCGCCCGGGGTGCGAAACCCGGGGATGGACAGCAACCCTGACTTTTTAGGCGGGGAACGCTTTGCTAGCGTCGGTTGTTATTTGTGAGCACGACGTAACCCAAGGGAGCATTCCCACATGGATTTCGTAAGTCCTCTCGTCAGCAGACTCAGCGTTGTAACCGCATATGTTGCATTCGCTTTCGTCGGCGCGATTGTGCTCGGCGTGTTCTAAGAGCCTTCCGTCCAGCGATGGAGCTAAATCGCCCGGTGACCCCGTCACCGGGCGTTTTCGCGCGCCGCTACGAGCGGTGGTCCAACGGCATCTGCCGCGACGTCATAACACCGTCGGCGCGGCGCGTGATGCGACTCCAGTTGTTGCCGGAGCAGTAGAAGCGGCCGAGCGCGCAGGCTTCGACGCGGAGCGTGTTGATCCCCTTCATCGACATGGTGCCGAAATATGTCTCGGCGCTGCTCTGGCTGTAGACGCCGCCGGTCCATTGCATCTGCGTCTTCGGCTTCATGTTGATCAGGATCGCCTCGCCTCGTTCATTCCCCGAATCGAGCACGAATCCGCACAGCGCGTCGCCGCACTTTCCGATCCTCACCTTTCCCTTGCCTTCGGTCTGCCAGTCGCCGATCGGGGAATCCGATGCTGTTTCTTCCTCGGCCTGATGCAGCACGCGCTGCACCTGCGGCGGAGGCGGCGCCGCCTCGACCGGCGCTGCGACCGACGGCGCCGGCGGCACTGGAATGGCGACGTCCTGAACCGCTGGCGCAGCAAGCGGGGGTGGTTCGACGGGCTCGCTTCGCGATGCGGCCGCCGTGTAGACGGGGTCCGGCGCGGTAACGATCGTCTTGGGCGGCGCCGCAGACGGTGGCGGGGCCGGTGGCGAAACCGTTTGCGGCACCGATGGCACAGGCTTTACCGGCATCGTCGCGTCCCGCTCCTCCTCGTAACGGTCCCGCCTGTGGCGCCAGTTGAGGCGTTTGGAGATCGACACCGACGTGCACGATAACGACCGGCAATGCCTGGCGGTTTCGACATGCACGCGATGCTTGCCAAGACTGAATGAAATCGAACGGCCGGCATGGGCCGATGAGGTGAGTGTGAGCAACACGGCGAGAAAACACAGCCGTTTCATGTGAGCCTCCTCGCTGGTGAGGCGGAAGGCTAGCCGCAGGGATGGGGCGCTGAATGTGATTTGAATCACCCGCCCGATTTGTCGCGTCGATTTGGGGCCCAGCGCTTCCGAGCGCATTGTGACACGCATCACAGAACCTGTCCCTCACCCGGCGTAGGGTCCCCCCACATTCAAAACGCTCACACGCCGCTCAGGGGAGCCCGTCATGAAGAAGCTCTACATCACCGCCGCATTGCTGCTGGCCACCACCTCGGCCCAGGCCGGCGGAATTTCCTTCCAGATCAACGGCGAGCGCGTCCGCATCGAAGCGCCGAGCAACTGTGCCGCGATTTCCTGCGTCAAGGTGATCTCGCCCGGCTATACCGGCAAGCTCGGCAATGTCGATCTCAAGGGCATGGGCAAGAAGAAGAACGACGACGACGATGACGTCGTGACCTCAGCGCCCGCCGCACCTCCTCCGGCACCCGCACCAGCCCAGGCCGCTGCGCCGCCGCCCCCTGCTCCCGCTCCGGCAGCGGCACCCGCCCCGGCTCCGACCACCGTCGCGGCTGCGACGCCGTTGCGATACGAAACTGTTTCGCCCGCGCCACTGCCGCCGGCACCGCCCGCTCCCGCCGCGGCGGCGCCCGCCCCGGCTCCGGCTCCGGTCGCCGCCGCGTCCGACCCCAATTCGCCGGTCGGCATCTGGATGACGGAAGAGAACAAGGGCAATGTGCGCATCGAGGAGTGCGGCGCCAATCTGTGCGGCTACTCCGTCAACACCGGCGCGCGCATCCTGATCAACATGAAGCCGCAGGGCAGCAAGTGGACCGGCCGGATCCATGATCCGGACAGCGGCCGCAACTACGACTCGACGATCGCGCTGAAGAGCACCGACACGCTCAAGGTCCAGGGCTGCGCCTTCGGCGGCATGTTCTGCGGCGGCCAGACCTGGAAGCGCGCGAGCTGATCGCCCTGAACGCCCTCTGCCATTCTCCCTGAGACTTATTCTCCCTGAGACTTGGGCCCCGTGAAATTTTCACGGGGCCTTCTTTTTTGCCCATCGTCAAATCGCGTGGGTGGAGGCGGCCTCCGACGCGGCGCGCAGCGAACGGACATCGCCCGCTCATTCCCGCAGTCCCGCCAGGCCGCATTCGGTGCGCTGGTTTCGCTTTATTGGAACAACGCCCGCTACTGCTTCGATCCCGACACCAAAGCCGTGGTGCAACGTCGGCACGGGAACGACCACACGGGCCACGATACCCGACGTGACAGGTAGTCTATGTCACCAGCCATTGAACCGCCGCCACGTTTCAATGCCGTGGTCCGTGGCTGCCTGATATTCGGAGAACTGCGCTCCGGTAGCGCAGGCGTGGTTAGGGAGTATCCGAAGTCGTGTGCCGATCGGGAAACGATTTTCAACAGAGCGACGTCCGTTCGTCGCGGCGAGAATCCCATGTTCCTGATTTGCCGCGATCATGATCAGGTTTTCCTTCAGCGGCTGCCCCTCCAAATCGCATGCGATCCCGTATCCGTAATCATGGCTCTGACGAGCCGTACCGCGGTCTCGGCTCATCGCCATCCATCCCGCATCGACGATGATCCAGCCTTTTTCCGATTGATGCCCGACCACCGTCGTCAGCACGGAAAGGGCAATGTCGTCGATCGCGCAGACGCCGACATTCGTCATGAACAGATCGAAGAACACATACACGCCGCAGCGCACTTCCGTAATGCCTTCCAGGGCGCGGGCGGACAACGCCGTCGGGGTCGATCCGACGCTTACGACCGGGCAAGGAAGACCGGCGGCGCGAAGCCGTTCAGCCGCGCGCACGCTCAAGGCACGCTCCCGCTCCGCCAAGCGCGCCAGGGCCTCGGGGTCGTCGAGTTCATAGGAGTTTCCGGCATGGGTCAGCACGCCGCAAAGTGTGGCGCCACCGGTGTGAAGCATGCGACCGATCTCGATGAGACGCTCGTCCTCGGGGCC
It contains:
- a CDS encoding KTSC domain-containing protein encodes the protein MTRIAFILALLLAAPWEEAETVDVKDRGTVDLKPFNCQDITRSSLVGRVCYDAASRRLLVQRHAVYRQYCEVPKSTVDAFLNAPSMGRFFKINIEGGDEGGPHACPPHR
- a CDS encoding TetR/AcrR family transcriptional regulator, whose protein sequence is MGPRTRILDAAMLVFRRQGFRRSSIEQAADAAGLTRQALYHHFKSKEELFRAVIERLHEDALAAEIAAAGNAEKAGGSLADILVASVTAKLGQLAASLDGSPHVEELFSEHLVQARDLYQKYTTAYAELIAATIARVCRQQGLVLNAGMTPRDLARCVEMAVNGTKSAYPAMQPADAFLKDLEIMLRTLIAGAVRPATKPRAARPTPAKKVSRTTARKTGDRR
- a CDS encoding molybdopterin-dependent oxidoreductase, with protein sequence MSTMTVNGKPASLPDDPDALLVDVVRDALDLTGTKLVCGAGVCGACTVLVDGEPVVSCLMPARAAANTNVTTVEGIGAAKLHPVQQAFMAHDALQCGFCTPGFIVEAVAFHDRWRAAKGTAVPSREEIGAALSGHLCRCGAYDGIFRAVADACAGRFDGGDILPPRMEARDKVTGSAKYTVDIRHDGQLEGAILRSPFAHARIGELDLATARAMPGVGAVISLLGDDRIVRYVGEPIAAVAASDRKTALAAIAAIKLGSEPLPSAIGLDEARKADAPVVFEKSARKKAGNVSEGAGSPAPWKGNVRGPSAAFSKKPKKVRNWVEGARAANHPLLVEGTFRTGTQQHACLEPHAAVARFDGDRLTVHVSTQSVFHLMELIAKRYKLGHDKVRVIADHVGGGFGSKGTLGVETTTAIELARAAKAPVRVAYDRHEELSVTGYRPATEMKIALLPSEQGGLKALSLTAWADTGAATNSTIAALARLIYPAEAKELADFDVISNLPAGAPFRGPGGPPMAFALEQAIDEAALRMSVDPIALRKRWDPDPNRQRLYDWASGLAVWRNRKPIAAQSGRYRRGVGVAAGYWLYLWQPGSKVEVAVKGGRLVASTATQDIGTGTRSVIANTVAREFGLEPHEIEVRIGDSNLPEGPGSGGSRVTASIIPPMLLAIEQLKASIQQQAKRQPVPGSNAPWRELLAASPDLSVSSVRPEDSRPTAAGVESPLKQVGILGMIFGWMMRRFSNLAIGAGVPSSVQIIEVEVDTWLGHVRVVNVHTGIAVGTVAAPALAHSQAAGAVIQGIGYALYETREIDSRTGDVLSAGMEDYRIPGIADTPGIDVHFDQGGFEHVLGGSVGIGEVATVPTSPAIANAIHNATGVRLTEIPIRPDRLIAALKGRAAA
- a CDS encoding FAD binding domain-containing protein, whose protein sequence is MTPTAMTATAGEFRAAGTDLSERRRSGVSTGPLIDISAAPDTTGMHWGDDGALRIGAFSTIAAIAADARLAEAYPGIAASAQGLATPQIRHLATLGGNLAQRSRCWYFRNPHIACLKKGGTECPARSGNHLYHAAFDLGPCVAPHPSTMAAALLAYEAKVTTDRRNSLAIGDLLGDGSNGRSDNALQPGEMIRSIELGIPLQGERALYKRAISRTHAEWPLVEVCARAVIKDGAFRFVRLAAGGIAPVPLRLAAAEAALEGKPAKISTIDVAAERTTSGAKPLPMTGYKLDLLKGVVRDLLERLAA
- a CDS encoding extensin family protein, giving the protein MTRGVRLYLVGSFVLVSLAGCGRGFFQSAEREPWRAEAEIACLKSGTVKETAELVRIDPITGPGVCGAEYPLKVAALGENITGFGFADESLRPPGAIGNQPRWPIARAPAPPPQNNYQGGYRAPASREPNYAAPSNGPISLSAPGIDSPENDADSSRERYPSSSSAPYPQPSYSPSPAAPPLGPAQGNAVSAFGQVSMKPPATLACPIVSALDRWLSDAVQPAAMRWFGVRVVEIRQISAYSCRGMNGNPHAHISEHAFGNALDIAAFTLADGRRVTIKGGWRGMPEEQGFLRDVQGAACQHFSTVLAPGSNSHHEDHIHVDLMRRSSRRTICQPAAVSGDQVAGRAGQRNPYAARDPYSTGSVGAKKSVSRWFDGKSSKVNGDGEYEDH
- a CDS encoding DUF2147 domain-containing protein: MKRLCFLAVLLTLTSSAHAGRSISFSLGKHRVHVETARHCRSLSCTSVSISKRLNWRHRRDRYEEERDATMPVKPVPSVPQTVSPPAPPPSAAPPKTIVTAPDPVYTAAASRSEPVEPPPLAAPAVQDVAIPVPPAPSVAAPVEAAPPPPQVQRVLHQAEEETASDSPIGDWQTEGKGKVRIGKCGDALCGFVLDSGNERGEAILINMKPKTQMQWTGGVYSQSSAETYFGTMSMKGINTLRVEACALGRFYCSGNNWSRITRRADGVMTSRQMPLDHRS
- a CDS encoding DUF2147 domain-containing protein, coding for MKKLYITAALLLATTSAQAGGISFQINGERVRIEAPSNCAAISCVKVISPGYTGKLGNVDLKGMGKKKNDDDDDVVTSAPAAPPPAPAPAQAAAPPPPAPAPAAAPAPAPTTVAAATPLRYETVSPAPLPPAPPAPAAAAPAPAPAPVAAASDPNSPVGIWMTEENKGNVRIEECGANLCGYSVNTGARILINMKPQGSKWTGRIHDPDSGRNYDSTIALKSTDTLKVQGCAFGGMFCGGQTWKRAS
- a CDS encoding alanine racemase, which codes for MTTSLSDIETPAAVVDVARMQRNIAHMQDRMNDFGVSFRPHVKTTKCVAVADRQRAAGANGITVSTLREAEEFFAAGYDDILYAVCIAPHRLRRARALRDQGCRLKILVDSVEAAQAVVKAHSHRDPFELLIEIDTDGHRSGVGPEDERLIEIGRMLHTGGATLCGVLTHAGNSYELDDPEALARLAERERALSVRAAERLRAAGLPCPVVSVGSTPTALSARALEGITEVRCGVYVFFDLFMTNVGVCAIDDIALSVLTTVVGHQSEKGWIIVDAGWMAMSRDRGTARQSHDYGYGIACDLEGQPLKENLIMIAANQEHGILAATNGRRSVENRFPIGTRLRILPNHACATGAQFSEYQAATDHGIETWRRFNGW